Proteins co-encoded in one bacterium genomic window:
- the rpoZ gene encoding DNA-directed RNA polymerase subunit omega, translating into MARITIEDCMEQVPNRFELVRMASIRAKQLKKGARPLLEQTNKEVVTSLREIAAGLVQPGDAEVPPAPEYDAAAFDPAPAASGEEAPAEEAAPEAEAPVEEPTPEG; encoded by the coding sequence TTGGCCCGCATCACCATCGAAGACTGCATGGAGCAGGTCCCGAACCGCTTCGAACTCGTCCGCATGGCGTCGATCCGCGCGAAGCAGCTGAAGAAGGGCGCGCGTCCGCTCCTCGAGCAGACGAACAAGGAAGTCGTGACGAGCCTCCGCGAGATCGCCGCCGGACTCGTCCAGCCGGGCGATGCCGAGGTTCCGCCGGCGCCCGAGTACGATGCTGCCGCGTTCGACCCGGCGCCCGCCGCCTCGGGCGAAGAAGCGCCGGCCGAAGAAGCCGCTCCCGAGGCCGAGGCCCCGGTCGAGGAGCCCACGCCGGAAGGCTGA